Proteins encoded within one genomic window of Oncorhynchus nerka isolate Pitt River linkage group LG9b, Oner_Uvic_2.0, whole genome shotgun sequence:
- the clul1 gene encoding LOW QUALITY PROTEIN: clusterin-like protein 1 (The sequence of the model RefSeq protein was modified relative to this genomic sequence to represent the inferred CDS: inserted 1 base in 1 codon) has product MRFGWVVLVMSLGVLQCAAEDPAAGISEDTLKQLSDVGEKLVDEEVRRALYGVKQMKEVLVKNEEKHEDLMKSLQHSSDKKKGVAQLYQEVELKLEEAEHQCQESLKEEWEACWLCLEDACKTFYTSTCRQGFSSFQAKVENLFRGVSSRFGQRDPRPLDGDMLVNQSADKPDREVVRIEDSFNSLIAKVGSLFERSVVLVDKMQGKLDQNLQKAFDPQSIGQARGQQPTQDPFFLGMDLGFIHXMGLEEVLDSFFNFGKSVVEDFGDVVTRVFDDLKDVVEEERKRERELFPHFLQNRKLCRELRRQTSECWQLQNQCQSCQGVLLTECPSVRELHVELDEVSQLRDMSKEQYDEVLSIVQQHTGDMASWISNMATEFSWVTEMVNNNTTPDTIFRIRKVVSEGVDGGSSSGGDTKVELNILNSPPLLLTIPAGVELQDPAFINFVAQEALGMYKQMFRHNDD; this is encoded by the exons ATGAggtttggttgggttgtgttggtCATGTCATTGGGGGTCTTGCAATGCGCAGCAGAAGACCCTGCAGCAGGCATCTCAGAGGACACCCTGAAGC AACTGTCTGATGTTGGGGAGAAGCTGGTggatgaggaggtgaggagagctCTGTATGGAGTGAAACAGATGAAGGAGGTACTGGTGAAGAATGAGGAGAAACATGAAGACCTGATGaagtctctccaacacagcagTGACAAGAAGAAG ggTGTGGCCCAGCTATACCAGGAGGTGGAGCTAAAGCTGGAGGAGGCGGAGCATCAGTGCCAGGAGTCTCTAAAGGAGGAATGGGAGGCATGTTGGCTGTGTCTGGAGGACGCCTGTAAGACCTTCTACACCTCCACATGCAGGCAGGGCTTCAGCTCCTTCCAggccaag GTAGAGAACTTATTCCGCGGGGTGTCATCTCGGTTCGGCCAGAGAGACCCACGTCCTCTAGATGGAGATATGTTGGTGAACCAGAGTGCTGATAAACCCGACAGGGAGGTAGTTCGCATAGAAGACTCCTTCAACAGCCTCATCGCCAAG gTGGGCTCCCTGTTTGAGCGCAGTGTGGTGCTGGTGGACAAGATGCAAGGTAAACTGGACCAAAACCTCCAGAAGGCCTTTGACCCCCAGAGCATAGGCCAAGCCCGGGGCCAACAGCCTACCCAGGACCCCTTCTTCCTGGGGATGGACTTGGGCTTCATCC AGATGGGGCTGGAGGAGGTGCTGGACTCCTTCTTTAACTTTGGGAAGAGTGTTGTGGAGGACTTTGGGGACGTGGTCACACGAGTGTTTGATGACCTCAAAGACgttgtggaggaggagaggaagagag AGAGGGAGCTGTTCCCTCATTTCCTCCAGAACAGGAAGTTGTGTAGAGAGTTGAGGAGGCAGACTTCAGAATGCTGGCAGCTGCAGAACCAGTGTCAGTCCTGCCAAGGGGTGCtgctcacag AGTGTCCCAGTGTGCGGGAGCTGCATGTGGAACTGGATGAGGTGTCTCAGCTGCGGGACATGTCGAAGGAGCAGTACGATGAG GTTCTGAGCATTGTGCAGCAGCACACAGGTGACATGGCGAGCTGGATAAGCAACATGGCTACTGAGTTCAGCTGGGTGACAGAAATggtcaacaacaacaccacacctGATACCATATTCCGCATCAGAAag GTGGTCTCAGAGGGAGTTGATGGAGGCAGCTCGTCAGGGGGAGACACCAAGGTGGAGCTGAACATCCtaaactctcctcctctcctcctgaccaTCCCAGCTGGTGTGGAGCTGCAGGACCCTGCCTTTATCAATTTCGTCGCTCAGGAGGCCCTGGGGATGTACAAGCAGATGTTCAG ACACAACGACGACTAA